AAACTTCAATTGCTCGATCATCGGGCCGTGAATCTGAACGCACTCCACCCGATCCATTTGAAGGGTCTTGAGCGACGTTTCCACGCTTTCCCGGACTTTCTCCGGCTCCGGCACCATCACCTTGGTCGCGAGGTAGACGTCGTCCTGCACATCTTTGAGCGCTTCCCCCATGATGTTCTCGCTGTCGCCGTAGATACGCGCCGTGTCGAAATACCGAACTCCCTTGTCGTAGGCGTCCCGGACCATGGCGACTCGCGCTTCATAACTCGGGACCGGCACGCGATAATACTTGGCTTCGTTTCCCCACAGCGTCGAGCCGCCGTGTGCGAGAATCGGTAGCGTGTACTCCGTCTTTCCGAACCGGCGCGTCGGGATTGATCCTTTTAGTGACAATGAGCGCGCCTCTGGCCTTGCCGCTTCTGCGCTTTGCGCGATACTCCCCAATGCCGCCGCCGCAGCCGCCGCATGGACACCCTTCTTCAAAAAGGCACGCCGATTCACTTCATGGTTCATTGGTTCCATGATCGTCTCCGTAATGTATTTTCTTCCGTGACAGGACAGCCGGGACATCGTGGCACGGACATAAGCGGAATGCAAACCTCGGCCAAGAGCGTTATGTCCATATCCTCCAAATGTTTGCAGGCAATACGGGCATGTACCCGGTGTGTTGCGCTATAATTCCCCGGCTGGCGCGTCCCGGACTATTTTTACGGTCTCAAGCGTTTTTGAGGACGCATCAGGGTATTACACGAAGGACATCGATGGCTGAACCTACTCCAAACCCGAAACCGCGTCGCTTCAAACGTGGCTCTAGGCAGAAGAGGAAGAGGGGTCCCTCCCTCACGGAGGATCTCAAGACACTGCTCGAGAATGTTAGGGGCAGAACGGTAACCTTTGGCGAAATCCTGCGCCTATTCCCAAGGCGGTCGCACACGCTGATGCTGGCGTTTTGCAGCTTTCCGCTTTGTCTCCCGGTCCCTATACCCGTCATAACGCAGTCTTTGGGGCTGATCGTCTTCCTGGTCGCTATCTTTCTGGCTGCGGGAAGACAGCCGTGGTTGCCGCGATTCTTGAAGGACAGACTCGTGCCCTTTGAGAGGCTTGAAGCCGTGGTTCTGCGCCTTCTTGCCCTAATGCGTCGCGTCGAATGGCTGGTTCATCCACGTTTGCCTGGCATTAGCGAGTCGCCGGCGGTCATTCGCGTCAATGCAATCCTAATTGCCATTCTCGCCGCATTCGTATCGCTCCCACTGCCCATTCCGTTCTCGAACATGGTTGCCGCCGTACCAATCTTTTTGCTCTCCGTAGGCATGCTGGAGCGCGACGGCTATTTTGTCCTGGCGGGATATGCGTTCATCCTGCCCTGTTTCGCGTTCTTTGGGGGCTTGGCGTGGTTTGGCCGCGAAGCAGTCGAACATGCCATGCACATTTGGGGATAGTGCTTTGTACCATCTGAATCCTGACCACGAAGATGAACTCGCAGGCATTCGCCTGCCCGCGGAATGGGAACCGCAGTCCGGGGTCCAGCTAACCTGGCCCCATGCGAATACCGATTGGGCCGAGTGCCTGGATTTGGTTGAGCCCTGTTTTGCCGCCATCGGACGCGAAATAAGCCTGAGGGAGCGGCTTCTCGTGGCGTGTCCCAACCCTGAGCACGTCCACGAGCAGCTTGTCGCAGCGGGCGCCAACATGAATCGTGTGGAGTTTGCCACAGCGCCCTCCAACGATACGTGGGCCCGGGATCACGGACCGATAACAGTCATCGTACACGGGTCGGCAATCCTCCAGGATTTTCACTTTAACGGATGGGGTGGCAAGTT
The sequence above is drawn from the Candidatus Hydrogenedentota bacterium genome and encodes:
- a CDS encoding exopolysaccharide biosynthesis protein, whose protein sequence is MAEPTPNPKPRRFKRGSRQKRKRGPSLTEDLKTLLENVRGRTVTFGEILRLFPRRSHTLMLAFCSFPLCLPVPIPVITQSLGLIVFLVAIFLAAGRQPWLPRFLKDRLVPFERLEAVVLRLLALMRRVEWLVHPRLPGISESPAVIRVNAILIAILAAFVSLPLPIPFSNMVAAVPIFLLSVGMLERDGYFVLAGYAFILPCFAFFGGLAWFGREAVEHAMHIWG